In Ovis aries strain OAR_USU_Benz2616 breed Rambouillet chromosome 14, ARS-UI_Ramb_v3.0, whole genome shotgun sequence, a single genomic region encodes these proteins:
- the LYPD3 gene encoding ly6/PLAUR domain-containing protein 3, whose product MDPARRAGSWAAIWTICWLLLLSLLLPERAKALECYSCVQNADDGCSPQKMKTVKCAPGVEVCTEAVGAVETIHGQFSVAVRGCGSGIPGKNDRGLDLYGILAFIQLQQCPQDRCNAKLNLTSRALNPAGNESAYQPNGVECYSCVGLSRKECQGRAPPVVSCYNASDHFYKGCFDGNVTLTAANVTVSLPVRGCVQDELCTRDSATGPGFTLSGSCCQGSRCNSDLRNKTYFSPQFPPLVLLPPPRSTTLAPTKSVSTSTSAPSSTVTTKATPVSTTTRSTTKPITPAQTNQTSLQEVGHETFQEEEASLAGDASGHQDRRNMGQYPVKYVTPSKGSAAPWAGWVTLLLAVAAGALL is encoded by the exons ATGGACCCCGCCAGGAGAGCAGGCTCCTGGGCAGCAATCTGGACTATTTGCTGGCTGCTCCTGCTGTCGCTGCTGCTTCCAGAAA GAGCGAAGGCCCTGGAGTGTTACAGCTGCGTGCAGAACGCAGATGACGGGTGCTCGCCGCAGAAGATGAAGACGGTGAAGTGTGCACCAGGCGTGGAAGTCTGCACAGAAGCTGTGGGGGCTGTGGAGACTA TCCACGGGCAATTCTCGGTGGCAGTGCGGGGCTGCGGTTCGGGAATCCCCGGCAAGAATGACCGCGGACTGGACCTTTACGGGATTCTGGCCTTCATCCAGCTGCAGCAGTGTCCCCAGGACCGCTGCAACGCGAAACTCAACCTCACCTCGCGAGCGCTCAACCCCGCAG GCAATGAGAGTGCCTACCAGCCCAACGGCGTCGAGTGCTACAGCTGCGTGGGACTGAGCCGCAAGGAGTGCCAGGGCAGGGCGCCTCCCGTCGTGAGCTGCTACAACGCCAGCGACCATTTCTACAAGGGCTGTTTCGACGGCAATGTCACCTTGACAGCAG CCAATGTGACCGTGTCCTTGCCTGTCCGGGGCTGCGTCCAGGATGAGCTCTGCACCCGGGACTCGGCGACAGGCCCAGGGTTCACGCTCAGCGGCTCCTGCTGCCAGGGGTCCCGGTGTAACTCGGACCTCCGCAACAAGACCTACTTCTCCCCTCAATTCCCACCTCTCGTCTTGCTGCCCCCACCTCGGTCCACCACCCTGGCCCCAACcaaatctgtcagtacttccacctCAGCCCCATCCTCCACTGTCACCACCAAAGCCACCCCAGTCTCCACCACCACCCGGTCCACCACCAAACCCATCACCCCAGCTCAGACCAACCAGACGTCTCTGCAAGAGGTGGGGCATGAGACCTTCCAGGAAGAGGAAGCTAGCTTGGCTGGAGATGCTAGTGGCCACCAGGACCGCAGAAATATGGGGCAGTACCCCGTAAAATATGTGACCCCTAGTAAAGGCTCTGCGGCTCCTTGGGCGGGATGGGTGACTCTTCTGTTGGCTGTGGCTGCTGGCGCCCTACTATGA